A genomic segment from Spinacia oleracea cultivar Varoflay chromosome 3, BTI_SOV_V1, whole genome shotgun sequence encodes:
- the LOC110779939 gene encoding common plant regulatory factor 1 isoform X1, whose translation MGNSEGEKPANTEKAASPPREQSGVHVYPDWATVQAYYGSGALPPPYYNPAAASGHAVQPYMWPPPQMMAPYGTPYAMYPHGGMYGPSAAPVCMQVPAPLSLETPAKSSGKDSGSGKTAKESDVHAALGNGNANAESAGDGGARGQSQSTDCGTEGSCERSYDSSAREDNSSRSCNGVMDTGTCNMQMNGVVPGIPMASVNPVGNSPMPTPDMNHRPGAGTNANGVRGAPRQDEREVKREKRKQSNRESARRSRLRKQAEMEELGKKVDSLNVENMALRSEINKLVEDSEKLRSENAALMGKLGNIQGQGDETGTENRTENQETSHINTENLLSRVNNSVSDGVHEQHEEK comes from the exons ATGGGTAATAGTGAAGGAGAGAAACCTGCAAACACCGAGAAAGCAGCGTCTCCTCCTCGG GAACAAAGCGGCGTTCATGTTTATCCTGATTGGGCAACTGTCCAG GCATATTATGGTTCAGGAGCTTTGCCACCACCTTACTATAATCCAGCTGCTGCATCTGGACATGCTGTTCAACCGTATATGTGGCCACCACCTCAG ATGATGGCTCCTTATGGAACTCCTTATGCAATGTATCCACACGGAGGAATGTATGGGCCTTCTGCTGCACCTGTT TGTATGCAGGTTCCAGCTCCCTTAAGTTTAGAAACACCAGCAAAATCCTCTGGAAAAGATAGTGGGTCAGGAAAGACTGCTAAAGAATCTGATGTTCATGCAGCATTAGGCAACGGAAATGCCAATGCTGAGAGTGCTGGGGATGGAGGTGCCCGTGGCCAGTCACAGAG CACGGATTGTGGAACTGAAGGTTCTTGTGAGAGAAGTTATGACAGTTCAGCAAGA GAGGACAATAGTAGTAGAAGTTGTAATGGGGTGATGGATACAG GCACGTGTAACATGCAGATGAACGGTGTAGTTCCAGGCATACCAATGGCTTCTGTGAATCCCGTGGGAAACTCTCCTATGCCTACTCCGGATATGAATCACCGTCCTGGTGCAGGAACCAATGCAAACGGAGTTCGTGGTGCACCCAGACAG GATGAAAGGGAGGTAAAACGGGAAAAGAGGAAGCAATCCAACCGAGAATCTGCCAGAAGATCGAGGTTAAGGAAAcag GCTGAAATGGAAGAGCTGGGTAAAAAAGTTGATTCTTTGAATGTTGAGAATATGGCCCTTAGATCTGAAATTAATAAGTTAGTGGAAGATTCAGAGAAACTAAGATCTGAAAATGCTGCATTAATG GGCAAGTTGGGTAATATACAAGGACAAGGAGATGAGACGGGAACAGAAAATAGGACAGAAAATCAAGAAACATCACATATTAACACCGAGAATTTGCTATCTAGAGTAAACAACTCGGTCTCTGACGGAGTGCATGAGCAACACGAAGAAAAATGA
- the LOC110779939 gene encoding common plant regulatory factor 1 isoform X2, with protein sequence MGNSEGEKPANTEKAASPPREQSGVHVYPDWATVQAYYGSGALPPPYYNPAAASGHAVQPYMWPPPQMMAPYGTPYAMYPHGGMYGPSAAPVVPAPLSLETPAKSSGKDSGSGKTAKESDVHAALGNGNANAESAGDGGARGQSQSTDCGTEGSCERSYDSSAREDNSSRSCNGVMDTGTCNMQMNGVVPGIPMASVNPVGNSPMPTPDMNHRPGAGTNANGVRGAPRQDEREVKREKRKQSNRESARRSRLRKQAEMEELGKKVDSLNVENMALRSEINKLVEDSEKLRSENAALMGKLGNIQGQGDETGTENRTENQETSHINTENLLSRVNNSVSDGVHEQHEEK encoded by the exons ATGGGTAATAGTGAAGGAGAGAAACCTGCAAACACCGAGAAAGCAGCGTCTCCTCCTCGG GAACAAAGCGGCGTTCATGTTTATCCTGATTGGGCAACTGTCCAG GCATATTATGGTTCAGGAGCTTTGCCACCACCTTACTATAATCCAGCTGCTGCATCTGGACATGCTGTTCAACCGTATATGTGGCCACCACCTCAG ATGATGGCTCCTTATGGAACTCCTTATGCAATGTATCCACACGGAGGAATGTATGGGCCTTCTGCTGCACCTGTT GTTCCAGCTCCCTTAAGTTTAGAAACACCAGCAAAATCCTCTGGAAAAGATAGTGGGTCAGGAAAGACTGCTAAAGAATCTGATGTTCATGCAGCATTAGGCAACGGAAATGCCAATGCTGAGAGTGCTGGGGATGGAGGTGCCCGTGGCCAGTCACAGAG CACGGATTGTGGAACTGAAGGTTCTTGTGAGAGAAGTTATGACAGTTCAGCAAGA GAGGACAATAGTAGTAGAAGTTGTAATGGGGTGATGGATACAG GCACGTGTAACATGCAGATGAACGGTGTAGTTCCAGGCATACCAATGGCTTCTGTGAATCCCGTGGGAAACTCTCCTATGCCTACTCCGGATATGAATCACCGTCCTGGTGCAGGAACCAATGCAAACGGAGTTCGTGGTGCACCCAGACAG GATGAAAGGGAGGTAAAACGGGAAAAGAGGAAGCAATCCAACCGAGAATCTGCCAGAAGATCGAGGTTAAGGAAAcag GCTGAAATGGAAGAGCTGGGTAAAAAAGTTGATTCTTTGAATGTTGAGAATATGGCCCTTAGATCTGAAATTAATAAGTTAGTGGAAGATTCAGAGAAACTAAGATCTGAAAATGCTGCATTAATG GGCAAGTTGGGTAATATACAAGGACAAGGAGATGAGACGGGAACAGAAAATAGGACAGAAAATCAAGAAACATCACATATTAACACCGAGAATTTGCTATCTAGAGTAAACAACTCGGTCTCTGACGGAGTGCATGAGCAACACGAAGAAAAATGA